The Erinaceus europaeus chromosome 13, mEriEur2.1, whole genome shotgun sequence genome segment actatgtgggtcatagtctgtctgtagccgcaggggcagttcgggtcgtctctggctccccagcgatggaacatagcggcgcaccggccatggcctgttcgatagcgattgaggagggcccaatcataacgtgccaggtcaaagccgggttgacgcttacaggggtctgtgatgaggtgtttgttctttacctcagctgactgccaactctgtttccaagagtctggaacagagaagttcagtgtaggcgtaaaaGTTAGTGAACTCTCATATATACAGAGTTTACCCAGtagagagcccccatggtgtgtgcttactttacaacagaagatttctttaggtagacagTTTGCTAGGTATTAGAAAAGTGTTACTTAATTAGACGCATCCAAGAGtgggttaaaaagaaaagctgttAGACTGAGCTCCAGAAAAGACATGATAACCCAACACAGCCGAAACAAAGGGAATAATGTTTAAAGTTATTTTGGCCACACCAAGGCTACACAGATGGTCAAAACCTAGGGAAGGGCAGGTTGTTTCAGACCAAAGAAACTTTCAAAGAGAACATGCCTATAATGATGATAATGTTTATAATGATAATAGTGTCTGGAGTTATTTCTAATGTTAATAAAAATTGTCTTACTTGATGTCAACTGTATCCAGgtgaaaagtgtttaaataataaacctctgcagaggACAGAGGTGTTTCTCTTCTGCACTTGAAGCAGCTGacatgtctttcacttcattCATCCGCCAACACCCCTTTCCTTCAGAAGGTACCTAATAACTTTCGCAGGAGCTGGCCCCCAGCATAGATAAGTAAAATTATTTCTCTTGGTACTTGTAAATGCACATAAGTGGTTACAGTATCATCACAGTATGTAACTAGGCGTAAAGTGATGGTAAATACAATAAAGTGCATGTTATCTACCATGTATATGCAACCAGGTTAAGACATCTGGTCACCACCTGTAAAGGAAACACCACAAGTGGCAGAGTACTatggcagttgtctctctctgattcttgccttctgttaaaaaacaaatatgcaaaaaaaattaaatttttaaaaagaccagaaAATAATCCAAGCCTCCATGACACCTCttgtagaaaaacaaaacaaaacaaaaacagacaattaAATATGAAATGAGACTCAGAGTCAGAAGCAGGAGGACTTGGGGTGGAGACCCTCCCTTTGCAGCCAGGCCCATCACAGGGAGGCCCCAGCTCACACCTGCATCTTCTCTCACAGGagctcactctctctgcctcaacCTCACTGTCAGATCTCAGTTCTCAAATGGACAGCCCTGGTGTGAAGCCCAGGGCTCAGTGGATGGAAAGCCTTTCCTTCAGTACGACAGTGACAGCAGCAAGGCCAGACCTGTAGGTCTGCTGGGGGAGAAGGTCAAGGCCACCAAAGCATGGAAAGAATTGTCCCAAACTCTGGAAGAAGTGGGGCGAGAGCTCAGGATGATCTTGCTTGTCACAAAACCAGAGAAAAGCCTGAGCAGGGGTGAGtgtgggaagggggtgggagctggagacagggaacaagagaggggagggggcagcacACAGGAGGGAAGGGGCTTTGTGTGACCACTGAACATGGTGCCACCTCAGAGACAAGGTGGGTCTGCTGGGCAGGAAAGGGCAGGTCATGGAGAGAAGATCCAGGCCCTGAGTGTGAGAGACACCCTGGGCACTGGGAGGGAAGGGGCTCTCAGAGTCAGGTGGtgatgtgtgtgggggtgcaggTCCCCCCAGCCTGCAGGCCCAGCTGTGCTgtcagagggaagcaggagagtgCACTGGTGCATCCTGGGAGTTCAGCATCAATGGACAGAGAGCCCTCCTGGACACAATGACCATGAGCTGGATAGTCATTGATCCTGGAGCCAGAGGGATCAAGGAGGAGTGGGAGAAGAACCGGGACCTGGAAGAGTATTTTGGAAGGATCTCAACCATAACTTGTTGTCACTGGCTTAAAAAATTCTTACAACACTGGGAGAAAATACTGGCAACCAAAGGTAACTGAGAGCTGTGGAGGGTGTAGGAGCTGTCTTTGAAGGCCTGTGTCTTCCCTGTGTGGATctaagtatgtgtgtgtggttgaAAATATGACGCATATCTGTGTGGACTTCCAGTCTGCAGGATCAGTGACTGCCAGATGATTTCCCACaattctcttttcctatctgtcTCCCTCAACCCAGGAAGCCCTCCCCATTCACCAATGACCAGACCTCCTAGACTAATTGTTCCTCAAATTTGTAGGCTTCATTTTGACTCCTGACCTTCTCCTTTCGTTTTAGTCTTCTTTAATCAGTTCAGAGGTCACTTCCCATAAACCCTTCCTAAACTtccccaaacagaattaagcaCCTCCTATGTTGTCATTCTGAAAAAGGTTCCACCTGCAGTAAGCATGTCAAACTGCATGATAGCCTCATTGACATGTATTATCTTCCTCAAGAGAAACCTGGACTCCATGAGGACAGGGTACATCCAGGTCATCTTTACTCCCCAGGATGAGAGAAAATGACCGTCACATAGTCAATACAAATGGAGGTGATACGTGCTAACTTATAAATTTGGTGCTGATAAAAGTGTATGTACGTTTATTTGacgtgggttttttttgtttcagtGCCACCATTAGAAGCCATATATACTACTCTGCATTCTTCATCCACCCAGTTGACTGGATCAATCTCCATATTGTTCACCCACTGCTTGTTCCTAATTTTCTTTATGGTTGTTTCCTCAGTTTTCCCAGAAATAAACACAATGGTACCAGATATAAAAACTAAAAGACTTTGCCATTATCAGATCtacttgcaagaattactgaaaggagtaacacacacacaaaataaggaaacacaagtcatagaaatatgagacaacccccacacctatggacatctaatctttgataagggggcccaaagtattaaatggaggaaggaggctctcttcaataaatggtgctgggaaaactggattgaaacatgcagaagtgtcgtttttgacgggttatgttgttttcaatgggttaagttgttttcgccaggctagcttcacgggcgggtaacagacgaccagagattcatggttgagctgtaggcagtatctctttattcatgcaggacgcagcacaatctaagccgagctaaactgaagtacagtaccctaaaactcacaatgctgtctttatatatacttcccaagtagggtggaaacaggatgtgacatagagagggtggagagaaaagtgactggtgaaaatcagggtgtgataaagaagggatcagggtgtgacaaggaggggggtggagcaaaaacatatcatgaaacagtggagattaaaccaatgccctggagggaggtattgttaacagcagttatataaatagaatgaagtggttatgtaaatagaatagtgttaagcaggggggatttaaaccaaatgaaacagaaggggtctcatgcataccaacacagaagaatgaaaatgaaccatcttatctcaccagaaacaaaagtcaactccaaatggatcaaggatgtgGATGTAAAGGGAGGGAATTTGTGATTATAcatggtcttttggtggtgggaatggtgtttatgtacactcctattaatttgtagtcatataaatcactattgaattaatatgagaggggaaaaactgactgaatgtctcaaactttttaaagcacatactgagtctttttaacacataggctgaatctttgatatgttgttctctcttaaaaacttagtccagggagaacgaaagcaactggtagcatagctatatgcaaataatgacaaaggacataaaatatagccatgatgtgtatgatacagtaaatcctaacagagggatttttcaaagttatcccaattGCTAAACAATGTATTATTGCAgtaactgtctattgtcttcttaagccctaagacaacagtaatctcccgcttcctctatagagcctatgtttctcccagtcctggaacctctggggtggggctcacttccctgcatgcttctctcaagtcataccaaatgatatatgcttagctagtgtgggggtgcctcctcctgagtgcatactctctgggttggagagaactcaactggagccagcctgggctgctactcattcaacaatgcgagggagatgactcaggaaccaaacacgtggtgcaaggcaatgcaatatctttattgatcagaaagccacGGCTTTTAAAAGAGAGACCCGGAAGTGGCACATTGGAAATGGAaacggctaggaaaggggcggagaaaagcaaaatggggctagaaaggtaggaacttcctaaCTGTtgtaagggttttaactggtaggattaatactaccctggaggcagggagggtcttgagagtagaaagaagaaagatcaaaggaatgaaatgggtggggatctttcaggcaaaacaatgattatgtagataggccctagtatcaggaatgcagggtgctttttgaggcagggagtctgataagaaggGGGAAACCTTTGggtttactcctgtccctccttgctcaacctctcagtagagagagagactgacaggatagacacactccacctgccaagctcaaccacatcctcacaatatcCCGACAGATATTGCATCCggcaattccaacctaatcaatgcaacaagtaccatctcagcatgcttcacctcagactgtgtacagagatgtcaggcatggaatgccaacccttcaccctcatcactttgGTGAGACATTTCTTTTCatgatattctctaattccattccaaagtcccaaaacctagatttaggTCCCcgttagatagagcatatattcacatgtatccataaatcagggcaaaatgtatacccgaaagcaaaaatacacaatagtctttagtgaatAAGTAtcaagttcttaatgaaatagtgtccacttagacttagatatcttcctcatctacttcctattacacttcgctcactcactccaaagctaaccttagcaaagttgaataagggcaagagactggcatactttaacaatgactttagtcactatcaggctattccaccagctggggccctaatcagggagccctgaaattcccaaacagatttgatagacctagaactcaaataaatccctctttccattgttaccagtcatctccttcaggaacaacaaaatagacccctttgtaggcccccataggaccttgccctcaacttggatcaacaatggtagagaatgtcccatcctccgaagggaggatggacaacatactctatgctacacctgaggaagatgggtcaataatggggcagcatggaatgttcctactcatgaccacagaatgtgagctcagatctagaggtatgtagaggtcacacaggctcctaagctacttatgggcctcagatcacatcaaatcgatgggctttacagtcaacaatatttatacacctttcccatatttgggagctactctcttccttgatccagctttctggtccttttcccaggcatgacatcctctccccagacaaaaacttggatccacctgcatatcagatttcaggctcaggcaaaacaaaaacaaaaacactagtatagttacaggacctttgaaatataactaaaatatgcctactagctatctacaaaatggaggaccccccaatctgcactattccagcctttaggtccatgattgcacaacaatttatttggctttgtatgttaactctctttccagccaccaggttccagatactagcaggatgcgaccacacttccccggacagacaaccccaccaatgtaccttggaactccacttccccagagcccttccccactagggaaagagatgggcaggctgggaatatggatcggcctatcagtgcccatgttcagcagagaagcaattacgctGTGAATGATGGATCCTGAGCATAGGAACAATATTGCTTTAAAGAAagatagaccttccaccttctgcatcccacaatgatcttgggtccatactcccagagggttaaagaacaggaaaactatcaggggagaggatgggatacggaggtctggtggtgggaattgtgcgaagttgtacccctcttatcctatggttttgtcaatgtttcctttttataaataaaaaaaattttttaaaggacagTGTAagagagactctcttcaatatatacataatatatttatatgtaaatgcATACAGAATAATTTTACATATAGTGAATTTATCAATGTATACATATAGTCctctatgttttttaaatatcattttctctaaaatactttttaatctttcctaCCTATTCTTTGTTATTCCCTTTATCATATATAGAATTTTGAGTTTCTTGAATTTGGcatttattttagaaattattttgtcaggagctgagtagtggagcacctggttgaatatacatattacagtgctcaaggacccaggtttgagcccttggtctcaACCTACCAGGggtaaagtttcatgagtggtgaatcagtactgcaggtgtctctctctctctctctctctctctctctctatcaccttctcccctctcgatttctgactgtctctatccaataaattaataaagttaataaaaaagaaattattttgtccttttttatatgtttatttattcccttttattgcccttgttgcccttattgttgtagttattattgttgtcatcattgttggatgggacagagagaaatggagagaggaggggaagacagagagggggagagaaagatagacacctgcagacctgcttcaccgcttgtgaagcaactcccctgcaggtggggagccaggggcttgaaccgggatccttacaccagttcttatgtattttgccctttttaaaattcctttctaGAGTTCTACCAGTTCCAGTTCTTATTTACCCTGTCCATTTGACTCACACACACTTCCAGATGTTTGCCTATCTTTTCTTCGAgcacacatatttttatttgccatgtttcttttttatttttatggagagagaaaaagtgaaaggggtggggagaaggaaagagagagccacctgcagcattgcttcactgctcacaaagcttcctccatgcaagtGGGGGCTAggtacttgaacccaagtctgcaCAGATAAAATTCTGAATTTAAAAATTCTAGATTGAGAAGGCCAGTTCTAGATCAAGAGTGGCATACTGGgtaaaagcacacacattaccatgcacaagaacctgggttcaagtccagcgataaccctgaaggaaaaaaaaaaatttttttttaaggaaaaaatggcttcctggagtggtaaattcatagtgcaggcactgagccctaggaaTAACCCAAgtgggaaaaattttaaaaagtccgtTCCTTATTATAGTAGCTGCTGTTAGTCACTAAGTCTCCACTCAATTCACTAGACTCAACTGGTTGCTAAAGATGTGTCATTTTGACACATGAATCATTATGACTTTAATTAATGTCTTTCAGCCTCGTGAGAAACTTGCCACTCCCTTAACTCTGTAGCTACAGGGAAATCGAAAGTTACTCAAGATCAGGGTTTATCAGAAAAGTTTCCATGGAGCTGCTGCATTTCGTCACCCTTTCTTCTTGGGGTTCTCCATCTCTCCTTGAAGGCCCAGAACCCTCTCCCATTCCTTAGAGCAAGATGCCAGCTTTTGCCTTGTGCTCCTGATCTTGAAATCCATGCCTACGTGTATTTTTATGtagttaacttttctttctttcacagatGTTTCATTTTCAATGTATTATCCATCAGCCTGAGAAGACCCCAAAAGGATGAGAGAAATTTCCTCTCAGTCACATCCAGTATCAATTTACCAGAATCCCCAGGATTTtcacttcttcattttctttttttttaaggtttttaatgtgtatttatttatttatttattgtatagagactgagagaaattgagaggagaagatagagagggagaaagacagagacgggagtcgggcggtagcgcagcggcttaagcgcacatggtacaaagtgcaagtaccaaagtaaggatcctggttcaagcccccagctccccacctgcaggggagtcgcttcacaggcagtgaagcaggtctgtaggtgtctgtctttctctccccctttctgtcttcccttcctctctccatttctctctgttttatccaacaacaaggacatcgataacggcaacaataaaaaaaaaaaaaaaaagacagagacatacctgcagccctgctttaccacttgtgaagctttccccctgtaggtggggaccaggggcttgaagctggatccttgtgcactgtaacttaaTGTACGTATTTAATCAAGTgtgttaccgcctggcccccccttttttaatttttatttatttattcccttttgttgcccttgtttttattgttgtagttattgtttgttgttgttggataggacaaagaaatgagagaggaagcaaagacagagcgggggagagaaagacagacacctgcagacctgcttcaggtggggagccggtggctccaatcaggatccttctgctggtccttgtgctttgcgccacctgtgctttacctgctgcgctaccgcccgactccccacttgttCACTTTCTAACGTGTGGATTGTGTGTTCAGCTAGATGCTAGAGGCAGACTCTTTTTCTGACTGCTGTCACTTGCCCTGCACCTGCCTTATGCCCTGCTCATAGTACTTCTCCCCAACTCTTTCCCCTGAATGCATCTAGTACTTACACACAGTCACTAGCCCAGCCCGTAGCTTCTACCAACCTTCCTGAACCTCAGACAGTTGGGGAGGTCAGAGGGCTAGGGACTCAGGACTAAGGCTCAGAAACAGAGAATGGAGACTGCCCTCCTTCAACCTCACCTTCAGAGgtttcctcatggtgtgtggggagggggggttcagGGAAGGGGTTCCAAACTGCCCTGTTGTCATCCAGCCCCCACTACCAGCTCCTTTCAAAGGTGTGTGCTCCTTTTGCTATGACAGCCCCATCTAGCCCCAGGCTATATCCCCTCCATCTTATAGTCCTTGTAGTAATATATTGAAAACACAAGGTTATCActgatgttttttaatatttcagcCTTGATGAATTACAACCCTGCCCTTGTTTACACTGTTTTGCCAGCACTATCTCCTGTAAGCAAGctcttaaatgtgtgtgtgtgtgtgtgtgtgtgtgtgtgtgtgtgtgtgtgtgtgtgtgtgtgtgtgtgatgctggCTTGCAAGGCTGTATCTTACAAGCACAACCTCACACGTCTTATttttcccacaccacacccagcagCAAAAGCAaccacaccccccccacacacacacaccccaacacacacacacacacacacacacacacacccaagtgCACTGCACCTCTCCCACACCTTATGGCCTCTTCCCACAGTCAGAGCCTCAGGACTtcttttccattcattttgttcccttggtttgcttgtttgtttttcttctttttataaaagaAGATGGTGTCTGGCAGCTGCCATGCCACAGATGTCAGGCTTACCTGTGCAGTGTGACAGGAGGAAAGGGTGGCAGATTGATTAACTAAATGCCAAGGGGTTCTGATGCACCGAGCTCACACATGTGAGCCACCAGGTGCTCACAGTCACAACAATATCTGGAAGTAGCTATGGCACCAAGTCAAATTGGAATGAATGATGACTCGGGATTCCATGTCCGTGTGCCTGATGATAGCACCACACCAAGATCAGACAGTGTAGTTAAGGCACAGTGTTTGTGGTAAGAGTGATCAATAGCAGCTACAGGTTGGAGGAGGGGTCTGAGAAGCAACCTGAGGTTTGAGGTAACATCTGTGAGATCTGGACCATGAGTAGAGCATGAGGTAGGTGCAGGGCAAGTGACAGTACTCAGAGACGACGGAACTTCTGGCAGCCCTGGGGTGCACAGTTGTGTAGATTTAGGCAGGGTGAggagatgagacacagagagggctGGCCTTAAAGGAAGCTGGGGCCTCAGTTCCAGACAGTTGGTCCCTGGGCTTTCCAGGGTACAGGGTTTGAAAGATTTTGAGACAACAGAGGAGCCCAGCAGTGAGGCCCCCTAGCTAGCTGACTAATTTAGACTGGCCCTGGGACACTTGTTAACAATAGGAGTACAGCACTGAGCTGGGGAAACAACATATGAatttgcaaaagactctcatgtcagaggctctgaggtcccaggttctatccccagcaccactgcaagccagagctgtgcagtactctgACTCCCTCCCATA includes the following:
- the LOC107522159 gene encoding retinoic acid early transcript 1E-like yields the protein MSNSIGGTGSPVEGKCLQLFTIECPLLVKTDSESQRGCSDRTAKRAFLLASAPVSAEGLVLGARSGAHSLCLNLTVRSQFSNGQPWCEAQGSVDGKPFLQYDSDSSKARPVGLLGEKVKATKAWKELSQTLEEVGRELRMILLVTKPEKSLSRGPPSLQAQLCCQREAGECTGASWEFSINGQRALLDTMTMSWIVIDPGARGIKEEWEKNRDLEEYFGRISTITCCHWLKKFLQHWEKILATKDIASGNSNLINATSTISACFTSDCVQRCQAWNANPSPSSLCHQVPDTSRMRPHFPGQTTPPMYLGTPLPQSPSPLGKEMGRLGIWIGLSVPMFSREAITL